In Centroberyx gerrardi isolate f3 chromosome 11, fCenGer3.hap1.cur.20231027, whole genome shotgun sequence, the following are encoded in one genomic region:
- the LOC139915970 gene encoding scavenger receptor cysteine-rich type 1 protein M130-like has protein sequence MDPILMLCMLLCSSGLQAEEKHSSTADDVRLVGGASRCAGGLEMKQHGDWKPVEDKYWNLKSAAVVCRQLDCGSAVSTERRKDSSSRSVWWIRSSCLQSGSTLRECVETESVSSSSSLQITCSESVRLVDGTSLCSGRLEVKTNQFWSSVCEADFDQQDAEVVCRELGCGAPSVLQGALYGEVEAPMWTEEFQCEGSESVLLDCGSSGSARNTCSPGKAVGLTCSADDVRLVGGASRCAGGLEVKQHGDWRPVDDLFSDWNLKSAAVVCRQLDCGSAVSTERRKDSSSRSVWWIRSSCLQSGSTLREFVSTWSVSSSSSLQITCSESVRLVDGTSLCSGRLEVKSNQSWSSVCEADFDQQDAEVVCRELGCGAPSVLQGALYGEVEAPMWTEEFQCEGNESVLLDCGSSGSARNTCSPGKAVGLTCSEPDDVRMVGGASRCAGGLEMKQHGDWRPVGDLFSDWDLKTAAVVCRQLDCGSAVSTGRREDSSSRSWRIRSSCLQSGSTLRECVETWSGSSSSSLELICSASLTDITIRLVVLLLAVVLLVTALCFYCKATRGQKPEREENIELDYYNLGGSGAEGGPGEEAGAQGTEQDLQGAHLTSRWIAQLSHNRPSP, from the exons CTGATGATGTCAGGTTGGTGGGAGGAGCCAGCCGCTGTGCTGGTGGACTGGAGATGAAACAACATGGAGACTGGAAACCAGTGGAGGACAAGTACTGGAACCTGAAGtcagcagctgtagtgtgtagacagctggactgtggctctgctgtttcaacagaaaggagaaaggatTCCTCATCAAGATCTGTATGGTGGATCAGATCTTCCTGTCTTCAGTCTGGGTCTACACTGAGGGAGTGTGTAGAAACAgagtctgtctcttcctcttccagcctGCAGATCACCTGCTCAG agtctGTGAGGCTGGTGGATGGGACTAGTCTGTGCTCAGGCAGACTGGAGGTGAAGACTAACCAGTTCTGGTCCTCAGTGTGTGAAGCTGACTTTGACCAGCAGGATGCAGAGGTGGTCTGTAGGGAGCTTGGCTGTGGGGCTCCTTCAGTCCTCCAGGGGGCGCTCTATGGAGAAGTGGAGGCCCCAATGTGGACCGAAGAGTTCCAGTGTGAAGGCAGTGAGTCCGTTCTCCTGGACTGTGGAAGCTCAGGCTCAGCTAGAAACACCTGCTCACCTGGCAAAGCTGTTGGACTCACCTGCTCAG CTGATGATGTCAGGTTGGTGGGAGGAGCCAGCCGCTGTGCTGGTGGACTGGAGGTGAAACAACATGGAGACTGGAGACCAGTGGATGACTTGTTCTCTGACTGGAACCTGAAGtcagcagctgtagtgtgtagacagctggactgtggctctgctgtttcaacagaaaggagaaaggatTCCTCATCAAGATCTGTATGGTGGATCAGATCTTCCTGTCTTCAGTCTGGGTCTACACTGAGGGAGTTTGTATCAACAtggtctgtctcttcctcttccagcctGCAGATCACCTGCTCAG agtctGTGAGGCTGGTGGATGGGACTAGTCTGTGCTCAGGCAGACTGGAGGTGAAGTCTAACCAGTCGTGGTCCTCAGTGTGTGAAGCTGACTTTGACCAGCAGGATGCAGAGGTGGTCTGTAGGGAGCTTGGCTGCGGGGCTCCTTCAGTCCTCCAGGGGGCGCTCTATGGAGAAGTGGAGGCTCCAATGTGGACCGAAGAGTTCCAGTGTGAAGGCAATGAGTCCGTTCTCCTGGACTGTGGAAGCTCAGGCTCAGCTAGAAACACCTGCTCACCTGGCAAAGCTGTTGGACTCACCTGCTCAG AGCCTGATGATGTCAGGATGGTGGGAGGAGCCAGCCGCTGTGCTGGTGGACTGGAGATGAAACAACATGGAGACTGGAGACCAGTGGGTGACTTGTTCTCTGACTGGGACCTGAAGAcagcagctgtagtgtgtagacagctggactgtggctctgctgtttcaacaggaaggagagaggattcCTCATCAAGATCATGGAGGATCAGATCTTCCTGTCTTCAGTCTGGGTCTACACTGAGGGAGTGTGTAGAAACATGGTCTGGATCTTCCTCTTCCAGCCTGGAGCTGATCTGCTCAG CCTCTCTAACAGATATCACCATCAGACTAGTTgtcctgctgctggctgtggtGTTGCTGGTCACTGCCCTCTGTTTCTACTGCAAG GCCACCAGGGGGCAGAagccagaaagagaggagaacattGAGCTGGATTATTATAACCTTGGTGGTTCCGGTGCTGAAGGCGGGCCGGGTGAAGAGGCAGGAGCCCAGGGAACAGAGCAGGATCTCCAAGGAGCTCATCTCACTTCCAGATGGATCGCTCAGCTTTCACACAACCGTCCATCACCTTAG
- the LOC139915976 gene encoding histone H2B 1/2: MPEPAKAAPKKGSKKAVTKTAAKGGKKRRKTRKESYAIYVYKVLKQVHPDTGISSKAMGIMNSFVNDIFERIAGEASRLAHYNKRSTITSREIQTAVRLLLPGELAKHAVSEGTKAVTKYTSSK; encoded by the coding sequence ATGCCTGAACCCGCCAAGGCAGCGCCCAAGAAGGGCTCCAAGAAAGCCGTGACCAAGACCGCCGCCAAGGGCGGCAAGAAGCGCAGAAAGACCAGGAAGGAGAGCTACGCCATCTACGTGTACAAGGTGCTCAAGCAGGTCCATCCCGACACCGGCATCTCCTCCAAGGCCATGGGCATCATGAACTCGTTCGTCAACGACATCTTCGAGCGCATCGCCGGTGAGGCGTCTCGCCTGGCTCACTACAACAAGCGCTCCACCATCACCTCCAGGGAGATTCAGACCGCCGTCCGCCTGCTGCTGCCCGGTGAGCTGGCCAAGCACGCCGTGTCCGAGGGCACTAAGGCGGTCACCAAGTACACCAGCTCCAAGTAA
- the LOC139915980 gene encoding histone H4 has product MSGRGKGGKGLGKGGAKRHRKVLRDNIQGITKPAIRRLARRGGVKRISGLIYEETRGVLKVFLENVIRDAVTYTEHAKRKTVTAMDVVYALKRQGRTLYGFGG; this is encoded by the coding sequence ATGAGTGGCCgcggaaaaggaggaaagggactCGGTAAAGGAGGCGCCAAGCGCCACCGGAAAGTTCTCCGTGATAACATCCAGGGAATCACCAAACCCGCCATCCGCCGTCTGGCTCGCCGCGGCGGAGTCAAGCGCATCTCCGGTCTCATCTACGAGGAGACCCGCGGGGTGCTCAAGGTCTTCCTGGAGAACGTCATCCGTGATGCCGTCACCTACACCGAGCACGCCAAGAGGAAGACCGTCACCGCCATGGATGTGGTGTATGCTCTGAAGAGGCAGGGCCGCACTCTGTACGGCTTCGGAGGTTAA
- the LOC139915971 gene encoding histone H2A-like produces MSGRGKTGGKARAKAKTRSSRAGLQFPVGRVHRLLRKGNYAQRVGAGAPVYLAAVLEYLTAEILELAGNAARDNKKTRIIPRHLQLAVRNDEELNKLLGGVTIAQGGVLPNIQAVLLPKKTEKPAKK; encoded by the coding sequence ATGTCTGGACGCGGCAAAACTGGAGGCAAAGCTCGTGCCAAGGCAAAGACCCGCTCATCTCGTGCCGGTCTTCAGTTCCCGGTCGGCCGTGTTCACAGGCTGCTGCGCAAAGGAAACTACGCCCAGCGTGTCGGTGCCGGAGCCCCGGTGTATCTGGCGGCGGTGCTCGAGTACCTGACCGCTGAGATCCTGGAGTTGGCCGGAAACGCCGCTCGCGACAACAAGAAGACCCGTATCATCCCCCGTCACCTGCAGCTGGCCGTCCGCAACGACGAGGAGCTCAACAAGCTGCTGGGCGGAGTGACCATCGCTCAGGGCGGCGTGCTGCCCAACATCCAGGCGGTGCTGCTGCCCAAGAAGACCGAGAAGCCCGCCAAGAAGTAA